A genomic stretch from Telmatocola sphagniphila includes:
- a CDS encoding DUF1559 domain-containing protein, producing MPLFVKRSHKAFTLIELLVVIAIIAILIGLLLPAVQKVREAAARMKCSNNLKQWALATHNFHDATGKFPLGSCNSPRQTWVMYLWAFVEQNAMASKNDLTQPFYNPPGTIGNTLNGLCGQHVPIYLCPSDNGVIDQNTGYYQRTRGNYMVNWGNAYYDDTAAPPTGTATSGNFGPFYHIGGNRATPGIVNFASITDGTSNTLLFSEGLIAKDPNDDDWRGDIHNDDGFFRFHTLTTPNSTAPDLVSSASYFQQNGDPLMPVALGFPQRAAARSRHTGGVNAAMADGSVRFFTNSIAAQTWAALGSMAGGETGTDG from the coding sequence ATGCCACTATTCGTTAAGAGAAGTCACAAAGCATTCACTTTGATAGAACTTCTCGTAGTCATCGCGATCATTGCTATCCTTATTGGCTTGTTGCTACCCGCCGTTCAGAAGGTCCGCGAAGCGGCGGCGCGCATGAAATGCTCGAATAATCTGAAACAGTGGGCGCTGGCCACTCACAACTTCCACGATGCTACAGGGAAGTTTCCGTTAGGCTCCTGCAACTCCCCACGTCAGACCTGGGTAATGTATCTCTGGGCCTTCGTAGAACAGAATGCCATGGCTTCGAAGAACGATCTGACGCAGCCGTTCTACAATCCGCCCGGAACGATTGGTAACACACTGAATGGTCTGTGTGGCCAGCATGTTCCGATCTATCTCTGCCCGAGCGACAATGGCGTCATCGACCAGAATACCGGTTATTACCAGCGCACCCGCGGCAACTACATGGTGAACTGGGGTAACGCCTATTATGATGACACGGCCGCGCCTCCCACTGGGACGGCCACTTCGGGAAATTTTGGCCCCTTCTATCACATCGGTGGGAACCGAGCCACGCCAGGAATCGTTAATTTCGCCAGTATAACGGATGGTACTTCGAATACCCTTTTGTTTTCAGAAGGCCTGATCGCAAAGGATCCTAATGATGACGACTGGCGGGGAGACATCCACAATGACGATGGATTTTTCCGCTTCCATACTCTGACCACTCCGAATTCCACAGCGCCCGATCTGGTCAGTAGCGCTTCCTATTTCCAGCAAAATGGTGATCCCCTAATGCCCGTAGCACTCGGCTTCCCCCAACGGGCCGCCGCACGCAGTCGACATACGGGTGGTGTGAACGCTGCGATGGCCGATGGTAGTGTTCGTTTCTTCACCAATTCAATCGCCGCACAAACCTGGGCGGCATTGGGATCCATGGCAGGTGGGGAGACTGGAACGGATGGTTGA